From a region of the Vibrio ostreae genome:
- a CDS encoding TRAP transporter large permease subunit produces MISGKSPTQAAVMGIVVGLVISPWRASTRINWVDLIGVMQETLTNTLPIVAAVASAGIVIGGF; encoded by the coding sequence ATGATCTCAGGCAAGTCTCCGACTCAAGCGGCAGTGATGGGTATTGTTGTAGGCTTAGTCATTAGCCCTTGGAGAGCATCGACTCGTATTAATTGGGTTGACTTGATTGGAGTCATGCAAGAGACATTAACCAACACATTACCAATCGTTGCTGCTGTTGCATCTGCTGGTATTGTCATTGGGGGGTTCTAA
- a CDS encoding TRAP transporter large permease subunit, translating into MPPVMGAAAFLMAEMIGITYAEVALAALVPALLYILALMVSVRLEAGRLGLQPDTEAGWQLLKETLKSKKLFTPTTSRVGWAHDLRQVSDSSGSDGYCCRLSH; encoded by the coding sequence ATGCCACCTGTCATGGGTGCCGCTGCTTTCCTTATGGCAGAGATGATCGGTATAACTTATGCGGAAGTGGCACTGGCTGCATTAGTTCCGGCTTTGCTTTACATTCTTGCATTGATGGTTTCTGTTCGTTTAGAAGCAGGTCGTCTAGGTTTACAACCTGATACAGAAGCCGGATGGCAACTGCTTAAAGAAACGTTAAAATCAAAAAAGCTATTTACTCCTACCACTAGTCGCGTTGGTTGGGCTCATGATCTCAGGCAAGTCTCCGACTCAAGCGGCAGTGATGGGTATTGTTGTAGGCTTAGTCATTAG